CAAGGACAAGGTTGAAGAAGCAACCGCTGCTTCAGCACCTGACAGTAGCAGCTCCGGTTCTGGCAGCGCCGTGGCAGCAACAGTACGCAAATACGTTAATTATGTTGTTGCTTGTCGTACGTTGCAGAGGCTATTGCATACAATTTGTAATCATCTCGCGGTTGATCCATGCACATTAttgttgacaaccaaaattggcatcaaccgatcggtctgaccggtctggccaaacggtctgaccggtctggtgctATAGCTGATCCGGCaggagcccgaccggtctgtccgaccggtctgaccggtctaggaggagtccgaCTGTAATTAGAGTTCTTGATAGATTTacatctgtaaacaggatttttTGCGAggtaagtcttccccaccctataaatataaatgaTCACGGCTGATTGAGGATACAATCCAATCGAACCAATCAAATATATTTATCTTTTATTGTCTTTACCTTTTCTCTTTATCCTactttccaacctcgacatgctgttcttttcttgtctccatggcgtttgaggacgccctagctggcctgccgagcctaggacaaccctacgtgcgTTTGCCCCGACAGGATCCCTCCTGggtgagcgttcgtcggatcgtcgtcgttctgcacggcgaccggtctgaccggtctgaccgctacaTGCAGGAGGGGCTGTAAGGAGCTTCTCCTCGCACCGCGCGACCtagcgcgatcgtgtgttggcccgtaaaaAAGTCAACAATTATGTACATGTATTATTGTGTTTAATAAACAGGTGAGCGTCTCATCAGTGGATCTGGATAACATCAACAACAGTAGCAGTAGCAGGAGAGGATTCAGGATCAACGTGTCAATGGAAAGGAGCCGCCCTGGGCTGCTGGTGTCCGTGCTGGAGGCCTTGGAGgacctcggcatcgacgtccTGGACGCCGACGTCTCCTGCGGCGAAGACACCGCCTTCCGCCTCGAGGCGCTCGGATCAGGTGACGGCCAGCAGCAGGCTGGAAGTGGAAGCGTGGATGAGCAAAAGGTTCGCCAAACGGTGTTGCAGGCCATCGGCAAATGCATCAACGATGGCGATGCATGAGTAACAGAAGACTCTGAAAGAAACCTGAACATTGCCATTGGTCCTTGAAGCGCAAGCGCAAGCTTGGCCAAGGAATTCCTCAAGTTAAAGCTAGTTTTCTGTCGTTCCTCAGAGCATGGTTAATTTCAAAATGAAACACTCTGTCTCTGTGTGTGTGGAAAGTTTCGATCATCAGTTATGTGGCCACCTGTGTGTTGCAAATTGCAATGgatgtttcagagtttcagacatATGCATGTACACGTATCAGTCACACGATCAAAAGTCAAAACTAATTAAGCAAGAGCTGCTCTACACATCCTCGATCTATGCATGATGGGGATCCGATTTACTAGTTGTCGTCGTCGACATCTTGGCCAGCAGCACCCGGGTGATCTCCACGCACAGCGCCGCGTTCCTGACGGCGAAGCCTTCGTACTCCGGCGAGAACACCACCTGCTCGGCGTGCTCCAGCACGGTGTCCATGGCGCGCTCCCTGAGCACCGCGCTTGAGCTGAGATCGGCCACCTCCAGCGTCCGCAGCGCGTTCCGGGGCTCCACGCTCGCCGCCAGCCTCGCCTCGCAGGCCCGCCGAAGGAACGGGACGTCGTACTTGTCGGCGGCGACGAGAAGCGCGTGCAGGTGGCGCTCCGGCAGGTCCTTGTCGAGGGCGCCGGTGTAGaggaaggcgaggaggagggagagctcGGCGTGGGAGAGCtcagggagggagaaggagtcGCCGGCAGGGGCCTTGCAGTGGTCGTCGGCGGACAGCATGTGCCGGAACACCTCCGACCTGGCGGCCTGCATTGCATTCCATTTCCATTTCCACCAGATGGGAAattattttgatgagttgggcTCCACTGGaactttattattattattattattattattattatatttattataattattataataattattattattattagtaGTAGTAGTACCAGGATGGCTTTGTGGGCTGGAATTGGGGGCCCAGTTCCAGGTTTCACGACGATGTCGGTGTGGATTCCCTCCTTCCACGCCAGCGCGAAGCCGTGCTCAAGGAAGACGGCTCGCTGGTTGGTCTCCTCCGCCCTGTCTCTCATCTCCTTCACCTGCTCCCATGCATCTCTCATTCCCTGCATTCAATCACCACAAAATGAATTGTGCCAGGGCTGAAAACATGGATGGGGCAGAAATAGCACAAGCTGAAAAACAGAGCTGTTCTTTCAACTTTCAAGGATCGACGCTGTTCCAAACTCAACAAAAGTAAAGAATGAAAATCAAGGAGAATCTACTCTGCATGGCAGAGCAGCAGAGGCTAAACTGTTACTGAAGCAAACTTGTGAAGCATCCATTGACATCCGCGTCAATTTAGAAGAAAAACTTTGAAATGAAGCATATGTCGTCCTGCGATTGCGACACGCGGCTAACTAGTAGGAGGCAAACGATGCTATCAAACCGAACGTCAGTGAACCATCACATCTTACAACGAACAAATGGTGGAACCCAATACTAAAATTCAGATTTGCAACAATTCTAGCCTTTAATTACCTTATCAATTGAGCTTCCAAGTCAATCGAGATTCGTCTAAAGTGGAAGCGCATGTACAGTTGAGATAAGAAACATCTGAAACCATAAGGAACAAATTAAGTTAGGAGCTCTTACCTTGTTTGAGCTGTTAAGCTTCGATGGCGCGTGGGAGATGGCAGAACCATGGCCGCCATCTTCTTGCTCCTCATCCTTGTTCAGGAAGCTGATGATGGCCTTGGCACCTTCATGGCAAGGAGCACAGATAGCGTTCCTCGGAAGCCTGTACATGGTGGCCATGGGGCTGCAGATGCAGCAATCCATGATTCTGCTACCTCCACTGATTCCTCCTTAATTGCCTTCCTTTGCTTTgcttcgtcctcctcctcctccctctggttCTGCAACTGCAATGATGCTAACAACAAGCTGTTCTCCATTGCTTTTACGTTGGGCGAGGGTATAAGAATGAAAGGAGGAAGAGGCAGCAGGATGGTGTGctgctactccctccttccctgtttataaggcatacacgtatatcaagattcaaaccttgtcatctttgaccaataatttgactattaaatttttatttttataatgcaaatttcatatgattggattcataatcaaatatattttacaatgattataagtttataatcaaaagtgatataatatatgataaataaatggtcaaaatgttgtttagaagaccgtgtcatgttccatcatgccttataaacagggaaggagggagtatttctTTTTCCAGAACTGGTATGCGGTGGTTGCTGACTGAGACAATCAGGGGAATAAAAACCCTCCTGATTTTCTTAAATGTGCAAGTCATGAATGTAGTCGGTGCATTGACACTCTTTTCGTGTCAGGTACATTGACTAAACTGACCTTTATGTTGTAAAACCTTTAAACAATCTGCTGGGCCACTTCGGGGCTAATGAATGAAATTCAGGTGGGGGATtctctcccctcccggtgaccttcaaaaaaaaaaaactgacctTGGCCGGGTTTTCTCCATTTTTTTAGCAATACCCCTCCATTTTCAAAAGGAATGATTGTTAGAATAGCAGTACAACAACCAATCATGCAAAGATGTTAGTAGTATTGCAGTTAGACACAGCACAAAGATTTCAATCCCATACCAGAAAGAAGGAAGGTATGGTGCTTAAAGCAAGAGCAGACATTGTCTTTGTGGATTTTCGTTTTATTTAGTGCAAGGTTTGGTACAATTGTCTAATGCTAGAACAGCCTGTGCTAGAACACCGTGTACCTAGAACAGCCTGTTCATTGCACTCTACCGTAGAGGTTAGTCATTGTTCTAACTATGGGGTTTACGGCATAATTAGTGCAAACGAAGATCTTAGCTGGCCCCCCAAAAGTACTCAGCACCGCTAGTAGATTACTGATACCAAAGTTCTAAAATTCATTAGTGTATTTTTAGTGGTACGGTTCCTGTGAGGTTGAAGACTCTGGCTACTCTATAGTATTACTCCAATTAAGTAATGTTTTGCCATAAATTTCTTTATGTAAACGTTTACTCGCAAAATGGAAGTTGAGTTAATGAAGACGGAAGGTCATGGCCGTCTTTTCCTCTCAAGGTATAAGTAGGTATGAGACTTAAATTCAGACAAAAGGATGATTACATGATTATAAGATGAATGGAGAGAATCATGCACCAGATGGTTGAGAGGGACTTTGTAACCTGCTAATTAAAAGAGACTTGTTTGGGGTAACTGAAAGGGAAGATGCGGACGTTTGGAGACTTGCAGGGTGGCACGCTTAGGCTATGCTGCGTTAACAAGCTAACCACTAGCCTCCCACTCACCCGACATCATGTAGGGCCCCAGCTAGCTCTTTTTAAGTCATGCTAGCATACCCACAAGAAAATATATGAATATACTAGTGTCATAGGGAAAAAAGGTATGTTTTTTAAATTAATCCCAAGTATCATTGCAGAAAAAACATGTCATCACGACTAGCTTGGCATGCCAGTTAGTGTAACAATTAGTGTCCCAGGAAAGGGATACATGTAGTATAAAGGGGGATGCCAGTCATAAAGTTATACCTGTTTGATAAAGGGCTAAAGtccaatatatataaaatataatTCCAACAATTTTAGGATTTTACGTGTCAATACAATtagctgattttttttattgtagTCTTGCTGGTGTGAAAAACTCTGATTGATGGATGATGTTGCAGAGTTTGCATGCAGTCCTGGATGGGATGACCCCATATGATCTACTACTGTACAAGCTTTTGTGATGATCGTGTATGTCTGCATCAGATTAATGCAATACATACAGTGTGAGTGTATTTTTCCTTTGTATATAATCCCTACGATTTGAGGATTTGTTGGGTTGGTTATTAGCACATAATAGTCGTATCATACGTTGCGTGGCAATACAATTAGCTGATTGTTCTATTTGCAGTCTTGCTGACAGGGTGTGAAAAACTAGTGTGACGGATATGGTGTTGCAGAGTTTGCATGCATGCCTGGAAGGGATGGCTCCATATTATATGACCTACTACTGTACATACTTTTTGTGCGGCTTGTGTATGTCTGCATCAGAttaatgcaatacatacatacatacagtgTATTTTCCTTTGTGATTCGGTCACGTTGAGTCAGTACTCTGCTTCAGGagcaataaaaaaaaaactctgctTCAGGTCCATAACTGGGTcatcagagcagagcagagcacaaCAGGCCTTAGCTCACGCGGGCTGACTCACGTGCAGTGCTTATGGACCATGgaccaatatttttttttgaagtaaagcATGGCCCAATGTTGTGTGTGCGTGTATCGGGCCATATCATAGGCTTTGGGCCAGCCACCAGATGAAGAGAAGAGGAGTGTCAGAATtcaagatggcaacgggtatgCAGTGGCCACCCGTATCCGTACCCGTACCCGCTTGGGTTAAATTTTACCCATCAGGTTACCCGCACCCGCACACGGGTAGAAAA
This genomic interval from Panicum virgatum strain AP13 chromosome 8K, P.virgatum_v5, whole genome shotgun sequence contains the following:
- the LOC120643404 gene encoding transcription factor SCREAM2-like, with translation MSGKKKKLQLLRSVTKSDAANKTSILVDASKYIKELKDKVEEATAASAPDSSSSGSGSAVAATVSVSSVDLDNINNSSSSRRGFRINVSMERSRPGLLVSVLEALEDLGIDVLDADVSCGEDTAFRLEALGSGDGQQQAGSGSVDEQKVRQTVLQAIGKCINDGDA
- the LOC120643403 gene encoding BTB/POZ domain-containing protein At1g01640-like, giving the protein MDCCICSPMATMYRLPRNAICAPCHEGAKAIISFLNKDEEQEDGGHGSAISHAPSKLNSSNKGMRDAWEQVKEMRDRAEETNQRAVFLEHGFALAWKEGIHTDIVVKPGTGPPIPAHKAILAARSEVFRHMLSADDHCKAPAGDSFSLPELSHAELSLLLAFLYTGALDKDLPERHLHALLVAADKYDVPFLRRACEARLAASVEPRNALRTLEVADLSSSAVLRERAMDTVLEHAEQVVFSPEYEGFAVRNAALCVEITRVLLAKMSTTTTSKSDPHHA